The following are from one region of the Hymenobacter radiodurans genome:
- a CDS encoding DUF4394 domain-containing protein, whose translation MLKPSSLAKWGVAALLLSSLTSCEDILEQYFPKPNPTPPTIPTFPPLGQDIAFYALSGGTRLDAYNTSNAASRTSSVALTGLGSGETLLAIDFRPATGQLYGVSSASRLYVINQNTGAARAIGSGAFTPAVAGNLVGFDFNPTVDRIRLVTSTGQNLRLNPETGAVAATDGSLNGAGGAMVTGAAYTNNTAGASTTALYAINTQNQQLYLVNPPNDGTLVPVGSLNLNISGDGGFDIDAKTGTALGLYSVQGKPTLFTVDLTTGAARPLAEYATNSGYSGIAIPTRPVAYALNLAQGIRGGTLNDLYIIDPTNPSTSVYKSVTGLKENEGIVGMDFRPATGQLYALTNTSELYVLNLATGAATKVATLSVPLEAGPVGVANGRGFDFNPVVDRIRIVTASGQNLRVNPADGMTTVDGRINPGTPSILAAGYDNNFAGTTTTTLYVLDGNGKLYRQSPPNDGTLVEIGNTGIPNVSNFDIGGSTNTGYIYTATGGGGTAILISTINVTTGAVTSSTQGFNAGGFPTAFAVGLGF comes from the coding sequence ATGCTAAAACCCTCTTCCCTCGCCAAGTGGGGCGTGGCTGCGCTGTTATTATCCTCGCTCACGAGTTGCGAGGATATCTTGGAGCAGTACTTCCCCAAACCCAATCCTACCCCACCCACCATCCCCACCTTCCCGCCCCTGGGTCAGGACATCGCCTTCTACGCTTTGTCAGGGGGCACGCGGCTCGATGCGTATAATACGAGCAACGCGGCCAGCCGCACTAGTTCCGTCGCCCTCACGGGCCTGGGCAGCGGCGAGACGCTCCTGGCCATCGACTTCCGCCCCGCCACGGGCCAGCTCTACGGGGTGAGCAGTGCCAGTCGCCTCTATGTGATTAATCAGAATACGGGCGCAGCTAGGGCTATTGGCAGCGGCGCCTTCACGCCGGCCGTAGCGGGCAACTTGGTGGGCTTCGACTTCAACCCCACCGTGGACCGCATTCGCCTGGTCACCTCAACTGGGCAGAACCTGCGCCTGAACCCCGAAACCGGCGCGGTCGCCGCCACCGATGGCAGCCTCAACGGGGCGGGCGGCGCAATGGTAACCGGGGCCGCCTACACCAATAATACAGCCGGGGCCAGTACCACCGCCCTGTACGCCATTAACACCCAGAACCAACAGCTTTACCTAGTCAACCCGCCCAACGACGGCACGCTCGTGCCCGTGGGCAGCTTGAACCTGAACATCAGCGGGGATGGAGGCTTTGACATCGACGCCAAGACGGGCACGGCCCTGGGCTTGTATTCTGTGCAAGGCAAACCGACCTTGTTTACCGTGGATCTAACGACGGGCGCCGCCCGGCCCCTAGCCGAATATGCCACCAATTCTGGATATTCAGGCATTGCTATTCCTACCCGGCCAGTTGCCTACGCGTTGAATCTCGCACAGGGTATAAGAGGAGGAACCCTGAACGATCTGTATATAATCGACCCAACCAATCCATCAACCTCCGTCTATAAGAGCGTGACAGGCTTGAAGGAGAATGAGGGAATCGTGGGTATGGATTTCCGCCCCGCTACGGGCCAGCTCTATGCCCTCACCAATACCAGTGAGCTGTACGTGCTTAACCTCGCCACGGGTGCAGCCACCAAGGTGGCTACGCTAAGTGTTCCCTTAGAGGCAGGTCCGGTAGGCGTAGCCAATGGGAGAGGTTTTGACTTCAACCCCGTTGTTGACCGCATTCGCATCGTGACTGCTTCGGGTCAGAATTTGCGGGTGAATCCTGCGGACGGTATGACCACCGTAGATGGCCGCATTAATCCGGGCACGCCTAGTATTTTGGCGGCGGGGTATGATAATAATTTCGCGGGGACAACGACAACCACCTTGTACGTTCTTGATGGCAATGGTAAATTATACCGGCAGAGCCCACCCAATGACGGTACTTTAGTAGAGATAGGAAACACGGGAATTCCTAACGTATCGAACTTTGATATTGGGGGCAGCACCAATACGGGTTATATATACACGGCCACCGGTGGTGGTGGCACCGCTATCCTTATTTCCACCATTAATGTAACGACGGGAGCGGTTACATCATCCACCCAGGGCTTTAACGCGGGTGGTTTTCCTACGGCCTTTGCCGTTGGATTAGGTTTTTAA
- a CDS encoding ABC transporter permease produces MEVLTELLAFWQAQAGKLGHQTLQHIGLTAASLLLAVLVGVPLGLLLTRRPRLAPAVLGFTGVLQTIPSIALLGFLIPVLGIGPQPAIFALFLYSLLPIVRNTLTGVQGVSPAVVEAARGLGLTDGQVLRRVELPLALPVLFAGIRTATVINVGVATLAAYIAAGGLGEFIFGGIALNNPAMILAGAIPAAALALGFDAALARLQRLSARRLTRVGASYWCCCRCSRACTCCPAPRASCWPASVRSSWGGPMGCRVCKPSMGYVRCPA; encoded by the coding sequence ATGGAAGTCCTGACCGAGCTGCTAGCTTTCTGGCAGGCTCAGGCCGGAAAGCTCGGCCATCAAACCTTGCAACACATCGGCCTGACAGCGGCTTCCCTCCTGCTGGCGGTGCTGGTGGGCGTGCCGCTGGGGCTACTACTCACGCGGCGGCCGAGGCTGGCGCCCGCCGTGCTGGGCTTTACGGGCGTGCTCCAAACCATCCCGAGTATCGCCCTGCTCGGCTTCCTGATTCCGGTGCTCGGCATTGGTCCGCAGCCGGCAATTTTTGCGCTGTTTCTATATTCCCTGCTGCCCATTGTGCGCAACACATTGACCGGGGTGCAGGGCGTAAGCCCGGCCGTGGTGGAGGCCGCCCGCGGTCTGGGCCTTACCGATGGGCAGGTGCTGCGGCGGGTAGAGTTGCCGCTGGCCTTACCGGTGCTGTTTGCAGGTATTCGCACAGCTACCGTTATCAACGTGGGGGTGGCTACGCTAGCGGCCTACATTGCGGCGGGTGGGCTGGGCGAATTTATTTTTGGCGGCATTGCCCTGAATAATCCCGCCATGATTCTGGCTGGTGCCATCCCGGCTGCCGCATTGGCCTTAGGCTTCGATGCGGCGCTGGCCCGCCTCCAACGGCTCAGCGCCCGCCGTCTTACCCGCGTGGGGGCTTCTTACTGGTGTTGCTGCCGTTGCTCTCGGGCTTGTACCTGTTGCCCCGCGCCACGGGCAAGCTGCTGGCCGGCTTCAGTCCGGAGTTCGTGGGGCGGGCCGATGGGCTGCCGGGTTTGCAAACCAAGTATGGGCTACGTCCGCTGCCCAGCGTGA
- a CDS encoding 2'-5' RNA ligase family protein, whose product MEPLYLVAILPPEPISSEVWAMKQEVHTLTGSRNAVRLPAHITLIPPWRQAARAEETLCTELRDFAALEEGFSVGLQGFDWFGNRTLFVRVTEAAALQAFHADLMGWCASRLENIPLKRGRLPRT is encoded by the coding sequence ATGGAACCGCTTTACCTAGTCGCCATTTTGCCCCCCGAGCCAATTTCTTCCGAGGTATGGGCGATGAAGCAGGAGGTGCACACGCTGACGGGCAGTCGCAATGCGGTGCGTTTGCCGGCGCACATTACGCTCATTCCGCCGTGGCGGCAAGCGGCTAGAGCGGAGGAAACATTGTGCACTGAGCTACGGGATTTTGCCGCCTTGGAGGAGGGCTTTAGCGTTGGCTTACAGGGCTTCGATTGGTTTGGTAATCGCACCTTATTTGTGCGCGTGACGGAGGCTGCGGCCCTGCAGGCTTTCCACGCAGATCTTATGGGCTGGTGTGCATCGCGGCTGGAAAATATCCCCTTGAAACGCGGCCGTTTACCCCGCACATGA
- a CDS encoding glycine betaine ABC transporter substrate-binding protein yields the protein MGRADGLPGLQTKYGLRPLPSVILAPALVYEAARHRDVDVIDGYSTDGRIKAYDLRVLRDDRGAFPPYFAAPVVRQAVLAAHPELRAVLEKLAGRISDSVMTELNYRVDYRHETPRAVAHDFLRRGGLWRAPQPATGATLRLGSKIFAEQYILAELYAALIRGYTNLDVVTKTGLGGTSICFEALRTGEIDLYPEYTGTGLLVLLQPTPATVDSLAGNPQAVFDYVQTRFRTRYGLEWLSPLGFNNTYALLMRQQQAEQLHIASVSELGTYLRR from the coding sequence GTGGGGCGGGCCGATGGGCTGCCGGGTTTGCAAACCAAGTATGGGCTACGTCCGCTGCCCAGCGTGATTCTGGCGCCGGCGTTGGTGTATGAGGCCGCCCGCCACCGCGACGTGGATGTTATAGACGGGTACTCCACCGATGGACGCATTAAGGCCTACGACTTACGTGTGCTGCGCGACGACCGGGGGGCTTTTCCGCCCTACTTCGCCGCGCCCGTGGTACGCCAGGCGGTGCTGGCGGCCCACCCGGAGCTGCGCGCCGTATTGGAAAAGCTCGCTGGCCGCATCTCCGACTCCGTGATGACGGAGCTGAACTACCGCGTAGACTACCGCCACGAAACGCCCCGCGCCGTGGCTCACGATTTTCTGCGGCGGGGTGGCCTGTGGCGGGCACCACAACCTGCCACGGGTGCTACCCTGCGGCTGGGCTCCAAGATTTTTGCTGAGCAGTACATTCTAGCGGAGCTTTACGCGGCCCTCATTCGGGGCTACACCAACTTGGATGTTGTTACCAAAACTGGCCTGGGCGGCACCAGCATCTGCTTTGAGGCCCTTCGCACCGGCGAAATCGATTTGTATCCGGAATACACCGGCACGGGCTTGCTGGTGCTGCTCCAGCCCACTCCGGCCACCGTCGATTCGCTGGCGGGCAATCCGCAGGCAGTGTTCGACTACGTGCAAACCCGCTTCAGAACACGCTACGGGCTGGAGTGGCTGAGCCCTCTGGGCTTCAACAACACGTATGCCCTCCTCATGCGGCAGCAGCAAGCTGAGCAGCTGCACATTGCCTCTGTGTCGGAGTTAGGCACCTATCTGCGCCGTTAA
- the surE gene encoding 5'/3'-nucleotidase SurE — MPSKPLILISNDDGITAPGIATLVRVMRRIGEVVVVAPNSPQSGMGHAITIGHPLRLDPSTIFEGIEAYECSGTPADCVKLAKHHVLKDRQPDLVVSGINHGSNSSVNVLYSGTMSAAIEAAIEGLPAIGFSLCDYGHSADFSHTEEWVEHVTRQALEHGIPAGTALNVNIPKKSDTPILGARLCRQARAKWQEEFDLRHDPHKRPYYWLIGSFVNLDEGNDTDEWALAHNFVSIVPCQFDLTARTGLTQMQQGWEMQLPGQPAPTSIPVAHPVEPEDYGVVNP, encoded by the coding sequence ATACCTTCCAAACCCCTGATTCTCATTTCCAACGACGATGGCATCACGGCCCCCGGCATTGCTACGCTGGTGCGCGTCATGCGCCGCATCGGTGAGGTAGTGGTAGTGGCTCCCAATTCGCCCCAGTCGGGCATGGGCCATGCTATTACGATTGGTCACCCCTTGCGGCTCGACCCGAGCACCATTTTTGAGGGCATCGAAGCCTACGAGTGTTCCGGTACGCCCGCCGACTGCGTGAAACTGGCCAAGCATCATGTATTGAAAGACCGCCAGCCTGATCTGGTGGTGTCGGGTATTAATCATGGCTCTAACTCGTCGGTAAACGTGCTGTATTCGGGTACTATGTCGGCGGCAATTGAGGCGGCCATTGAAGGGCTGCCGGCCATCGGTTTCTCGCTGTGCGACTACGGCCACTCCGCCGACTTTTCGCATACTGAAGAGTGGGTAGAGCACGTCACGCGCCAAGCCCTGGAGCACGGTATTCCGGCCGGTACGGCCCTGAACGTGAACATTCCCAAAAAGTCGGACACACCTATTCTGGGGGCCAGATTGTGCCGTCAGGCCCGCGCTAAGTGGCAGGAAGAGTTCGACCTACGCCACGACCCACACAAGCGCCCTTACTACTGGCTGATCGGTAGCTTCGTGAACCTCGACGAGGGCAACGATACCGACGAGTGGGCACTGGCGCACAACTTCGTGTCCATCGTGCCCTGCCAGTTCGACCTCACCGCCCGCACCGGCCTCACGCAGATGCAGCAGGGCTGGGAGATGCAATTGCCCGGTCAGCCCGCACCCACCAGTATCCCGGTTGCTCACCCCGTGGAGCCGGAAGACTACGGCGTAGTTAATCCGTAA
- a CDS encoding OmpA family protein, whose product MNSTLSRTALVTLWSAGTLLLGGCNKKEIAALQQQNSELLSSRDQLQAQKTALEQEKAKTEEDLRSNLLSKNQEVNQLNQNLGTTKEQLQDREQRIAELQRVLDQKEAAVKALRQKVGDALLGFNANDLTVNVKNGKVYVSLSEQLLFKSGSTVVDPKGQEALKKLAAALKGNQDVNVLVEGHTDNVPIARGTAGMKDNWDLSVLRATEITRILTTAGLTPAQVTPSGRAQYLPITANATPAEKAQNRRTEIILTPKLDELFQILEAN is encoded by the coding sequence ATGAACTCTACCCTTTCTCGGACCGCGCTGGTGACACTTTGGAGCGCTGGCACTCTGCTGCTCGGCGGCTGCAACAAGAAAGAAATAGCGGCGCTACAGCAGCAAAACTCAGAACTACTCAGCTCACGCGACCAGCTGCAAGCCCAAAAAACAGCTTTGGAGCAGGAGAAAGCCAAAACTGAGGAAGATTTGCGCTCCAACCTGCTAAGTAAAAATCAGGAAGTCAATCAGTTGAACCAGAATCTTGGTACCACCAAAGAGCAGCTACAGGATCGTGAGCAGCGCATAGCTGAGCTACAGCGCGTGCTCGACCAGAAGGAGGCCGCCGTAAAGGCCTTGCGCCAGAAAGTGGGCGATGCCCTGTTGGGTTTTAATGCCAACGACCTGACGGTGAATGTAAAGAACGGAAAAGTGTATGTGTCGCTCTCTGAGCAGCTGTTGTTCAAATCAGGTTCAACCGTTGTGGATCCGAAAGGCCAGGAGGCGCTGAAGAAGCTGGCCGCTGCCCTCAAAGGCAATCAGGACGTGAACGTGCTGGTGGAAGGCCACACCGACAATGTGCCCATCGCGCGGGGTACGGCCGGTATGAAAGACAACTGGGATCTGAGCGTGCTGCGGGCCACCGAAATCACGCGCATCCTGACTACAGCCGGGCTCACTCCTGCGCAGGTCACGCCTTCAGGCCGGGCTCAATATCTTCCCATCACAGCCAATGCTACCCCCGCTGAGAAGGCCCAAAATCGTCGCACCGAGATTATCCTGACGCCCAAGCTCGACGAGCTCTTCCAGATTCTGGAAGCCAATTAA
- a CDS encoding histidine phosphatase family protein: MRILHLIPSLTLLLSAVVGCSSERPASSNSTAEKLPSAAVTTIYVVRHAEKETDPSMTDPPLTPAGEQRALTLRDTLGSRNVEAVYVTNTARSRATAAPLATALQRTPQVYDKPTDLAARILQENKGKTVLVVGHSNTLLPLVTALGATSEITAVEDAEYDYLFEVKVPPTGTATVVTHRYGAEQ; this comes from the coding sequence ATGCGCATTCTACACCTAATTCCCTCCTTGACTTTGCTTTTGAGTGCGGTCGTCGGCTGTTCATCGGAACGGCCGGCTTCATCAAATTCTACTGCGGAAAAGCTCCCCAGCGCCGCTGTTACCACTATTTACGTGGTGCGCCACGCCGAAAAAGAAACCGACCCCTCGATGACGGACCCGCCGCTTACGCCCGCCGGCGAGCAGCGTGCCCTCACCCTGCGCGATACCCTGGGCAGCCGCAACGTGGAGGCCGTGTACGTCACTAACACTGCGCGTAGTCGGGCTACAGCTGCCCCCCTGGCCACCGCCTTGCAGCGCACGCCGCAGGTGTACGACAAGCCCACCGATCTGGCCGCCCGCATCTTGCAGGAAAACAAAGGCAAAACCGTACTGGTGGTTGGTCACTCCAACACGCTGCTGCCGTTAGTAACGGCGCTGGGTGCTACCTCTGAAATCACCGCCGTGGAGGATGCGGAGTATGATTATTTATTCGAAGTAAAAGTGCCTCCCACGGGTACCGCCACGGTGGTCACCCATCGATACGGGGCCGAGCAATAG
- a CDS encoding DUF4394 domain-containing protein, whose protein sequence is MRKPSSLVKLSAFALALASLTSCEDVLEQYFPKNGNGDDKPVSSQDIPFYALSGGVTLDLYSTKNPARSSASTAISGLQSGEKLLGIDFRPATGQLYGIGSTSRLYVINPVTGAARAIGSGPITPALEGDMVAFDFNPTVDRIRVVTSTGQNLRLNPETAAGTIVDGGINGVPGAGITGAAYTNSVAGASATVLYDLDPATNTLYRQDPPNNGTLVAVGELKVDISGNGGFDIDAKTGTALALYDVNGKPTLFTVDLATGSTKTLVKYDNNAAYTGLAIPTQSVAYAVSANNLLIFNPTNPSAVVTKPITGLAAGDNVLGLDFRPVNGQLYALGSGSRLYTINASSGAAATVATLSTTLAGTSFGFDFNPVVDRIRIISNTGQNLRVNPADGVAIVDGSLNPGSPSVSAAAYENNFAGTTATSLFVIDYTTDKLYLQNPPNNGTLVEIGNLGINAEAANGYDIGGTSNTGYAILTASGATKLYSVNKSSGAVTALGDFGSTVNGFTVGLGF, encoded by the coding sequence ATGAGAAAACCGTCTTCCCTCGTCAAGCTCAGTGCCTTTGCTCTTGCCTTAGCCTCTCTCACCAGTTGCGAGGATGTGCTGGAGCAGTATTTCCCCAAAAATGGCAATGGCGACGACAAGCCCGTTTCCAGCCAAGATATTCCCTTTTACGCCTTGTCGGGCGGAGTAACTCTGGACCTATACTCTACCAAGAACCCCGCCCGCAGCTCTGCCTCAACCGCTATTTCAGGGTTGCAAAGCGGAGAAAAGCTGCTGGGCATTGACTTCCGCCCCGCCACCGGCCAGCTTTATGGCATCGGCAGCACCAGCCGTCTGTATGTCATTAATCCCGTCACCGGCGCAGCCCGGGCTATCGGCAGCGGACCAATCACGCCCGCGCTGGAGGGTGATATGGTAGCTTTCGACTTTAACCCCACCGTAGACCGCATCCGCGTAGTAACCAGCACGGGCCAAAACCTCCGTCTGAACCCTGAAACCGCGGCCGGCACTATCGTCGACGGGGGCATTAATGGGGTGCCCGGCGCCGGTATTACGGGTGCCGCGTACACGAACAGCGTAGCCGGCGCCAGTGCCACGGTGCTCTACGACCTCGACCCCGCCACGAATACTCTGTATCGTCAGGATCCGCCCAACAACGGCACGCTGGTGGCCGTTGGCGAACTAAAGGTGGACATCAGCGGCAACGGCGGCTTCGATATCGATGCCAAAACGGGTACCGCCCTGGCCCTGTACGATGTGAACGGCAAGCCCACGCTCTTTACTGTTGACCTGGCCACTGGTAGCACCAAAACGCTGGTGAAGTATGATAACAACGCAGCGTATACGGGCCTTGCCATTCCTACCCAGTCGGTAGCCTATGCCGTGAGTGCCAACAACCTGCTGATTTTCAATCCGACTAATCCGTCAGCCGTTGTAACCAAACCGATTACCGGCCTGGCCGCTGGCGACAACGTGTTGGGGCTGGATTTCCGTCCTGTAAACGGTCAATTGTATGCCCTGGGCAGCGGCAGCCGTCTGTACACCATCAATGCCTCTTCGGGCGCGGCCGCTACGGTTGCTACCCTTAGCACTACCCTTGCGGGCACGAGCTTTGGCTTTGACTTCAATCCCGTTGTCGACCGGATTCGCATCATCAGCAACACTGGCCAGAACCTGCGCGTGAACCCCGCCGATGGTGTGGCCATTGTGGATGGCAGTCTGAATCCTGGCTCGCCCAGCGTAAGCGCGGCCGCCTACGAGAACAACTTTGCCGGCACCACCGCCACCAGCCTGTTTGTGATTGACTACACCACCGACAAGCTTTACCTGCAAAACCCACCCAACAACGGCACCCTAGTAGAAATCGGTAACCTGGGAATAAACGCCGAAGCCGCCAATGGCTACGATATCGGCGGCACCAGCAACACCGGCTACGCTATCCTCACGGCCAGTGGCGCCACCAAGCTCTACAGCGTAAATAAGTCCAGCGGCGCAGTTACGGCCCTCGGCGACTTTGGCAGCACTGTCAATGGCTTTACCGTCGGCCTAGGCTTCTAA
- a CDS encoding M20/M25/M40 family metallo-hydrolase, with amino-acid sequence MPSFVSRYPLLAGVASLLLTTPTLAQKAPQTDSLNIRRLYDEALLRGESYENLRHLTGQIGGRLAGSPQAQQAVDWTKVTMEKLGLDRVYLQEVMVPHWVRGAKEKGQIRAAKGKGVDVPVCALGGSVGTGGKLRAQVIEVQSLDELAALPEEKVKGKFVFFNRPMNPTYVETGKAYGEAGDQRRAGASAAAKRGAVGALVRSLSLAHDDFPHTGTMRYEDNVAKVPAAALSTNGADRLSQLLKADKSLTFELEMACQTLPDVKSYNVIGEIKGSKYPDEIITVGGHLDSWDLGQGAHDDGTGCVQSMEVLRLLKATGLKPERTVRAVMFMNEENGNRGGIKYAELAKAANEKHLAAMESDGGGFTPRGFALETTNPATVTRIQQWSSLFAPYGSGDFVVGHGGTDIGPLKDQAKVLIGYDCDSQRYFDIHHTAADTFDKVNRRELELGGASMAALVYLLSKYGL; translated from the coding sequence ATGCCTTCTTTCGTTTCTCGCTACCCGCTGCTGGCGGGCGTTGCTTCCTTATTGCTAACTACACCTACGCTGGCCCAAAAAGCCCCCCAGACCGATTCGTTGAACATTCGTCGCTTGTATGATGAAGCGCTATTGCGGGGAGAGAGCTACGAAAACCTGCGCCACCTCACCGGCCAGATTGGCGGCCGTTTGGCTGGCTCGCCCCAGGCCCAACAGGCAGTCGACTGGACGAAAGTGACGATGGAAAAGCTGGGCCTGGACCGCGTGTATTTGCAGGAAGTAATGGTGCCACATTGGGTGCGTGGGGCCAAGGAGAAAGGTCAGATCAGGGCCGCCAAGGGCAAGGGCGTAGACGTGCCAGTATGCGCTTTGGGCGGTTCGGTGGGCACGGGGGGCAAATTGCGCGCTCAGGTAATTGAGGTGCAGAGCCTAGATGAGCTGGCGGCTTTGCCCGAGGAAAAAGTGAAGGGCAAATTCGTGTTCTTCAATCGCCCCATGAACCCGACCTACGTGGAAACTGGCAAGGCTTACGGCGAAGCCGGCGACCAGCGCCGCGCCGGAGCCTCGGCCGCCGCCAAGCGCGGGGCCGTGGGTGCCTTGGTGCGCTCCCTGAGTCTGGCCCACGACGACTTTCCGCACACCGGCACCATGCGCTATGAGGATAACGTGGCCAAAGTGCCTGCTGCCGCTCTCAGCACCAATGGCGCCGACCGCCTTAGTCAGCTTCTCAAAGCCGATAAAAGCCTGACCTTCGAGCTGGAAATGGCCTGCCAGACCTTGCCCGACGTTAAATCATACAATGTAATCGGCGAAATAAAAGGCTCGAAATACCCCGACGAGATTATCACCGTGGGCGGCCACCTCGACTCCTGGGATCTCGGCCAAGGCGCCCACGACGATGGCACGGGCTGCGTGCAGAGCATGGAAGTGTTGCGCCTGCTCAAGGCTACTGGCCTGAAGCCGGAGCGCACTGTTCGGGCCGTGATGTTTATGAACGAGGAAAACGGCAACCGAGGCGGCATCAAGTATGCTGAGTTGGCTAAAGCCGCCAACGAGAAGCACTTAGCCGCTATGGAATCGGATGGGGGCGGATTTACTCCCCGTGGCTTCGCTTTGGAAACAACCAATCCAGCAACCGTGACTCGGATTCAGCAGTGGAGCTCCTTATTTGCCCCCTACGGCAGCGGCGACTTTGTGGTCGGACACGGAGGCACTGATATTGGCCCCCTGAAAGACCAGGCAAAAGTGCTTATCGGCTACGACTGCGACTCCCAGCGCTACTTCGACATCCACCACACCGCCGCCGATACGTTTGATAAAGTAAACCGTCGCGAGTTGGAGTTGGGTGGGGCCAGCATGGCCGCGCTTGTGTATTTGCTGAGCAAATACGGTTTGTAG
- a CDS encoding DUF1028 domain-containing protein, with amino-acid sequence MLLKRTLFLLLPLLVGLLPATSAQVYSATDPLAHTFSIVARDPKTGEMAVAVQTHWFSVGTSVSWGEAGVGVIATQSFTNKSFGMRGLALLKSGKTAQQALDELLSTDEGKAVRQVAILDVKGNVAAHTGDKCIDYAGHITGKEFSVQANMMLKATVWPAMAKAFEQNASLPLAERVLAALNAAQAEGGDIRGRQSAALLVVRGQATKAPWEDRLIDLRVDDNAAPLKELDRLLRLHRAYNHMNAGDLAVEKNDMPGAMREYQTAEKMFPENLEMRFWHAITLANNKQVPAAMKLLQPVFKEDPNWRTLTGRLPKVGLLTVTEAELKQIMALK; translated from the coding sequence ATGCTCCTCAAACGTACCCTTTTCCTGCTTCTGCCGCTGTTAGTGGGCCTGTTGCCGGCCACTTCTGCCCAGGTTTATTCGGCCACCGATCCGCTGGCTCATACGTTTTCCATTGTGGCCCGCGACCCCAAAACGGGTGAAATGGCCGTGGCCGTGCAAACGCACTGGTTTTCGGTGGGTACCTCGGTGAGCTGGGGCGAAGCCGGCGTGGGCGTTATTGCAACGCAATCGTTCACCAATAAATCATTCGGAATGCGGGGGCTGGCCTTGTTGAAAAGTGGCAAAACCGCCCAGCAAGCCCTCGACGAACTATTGAGCACCGATGAAGGCAAGGCCGTGCGCCAAGTAGCCATTCTGGATGTCAAGGGCAATGTGGCTGCCCACACTGGCGACAAATGCATCGACTACGCGGGCCACATTACGGGTAAGGAATTTTCGGTGCAAGCCAATATGATGCTCAAAGCAACCGTGTGGCCGGCTATGGCGAAAGCCTTTGAGCAAAACGCCAGTCTGCCCTTGGCTGAACGGGTGCTGGCGGCGCTAAACGCGGCCCAGGCCGAAGGTGGCGACATTCGGGGCAGGCAGTCGGCGGCCCTGCTGGTGGTGCGCGGGCAGGCAACAAAGGCCCCCTGGGAAGACCGGCTGATTGACCTTCGCGTGGACGACAACGCCGCCCCACTCAAGGAGCTGGACCGCCTGCTGCGTCTGCACCGCGCGTATAACCACATGAATGCCGGCGACTTGGCCGTGGAGAAAAACGACATGCCCGGCGCAATGCGCGAGTACCAAACCGCCGAGAAGATGTTTCCCGAGAACCTGGAAATGCGTTTCTGGCACGCCATCACCCTAGCGAACAACAAGCAGGTGCCCGCCGCGATGAAGCTGCTGCAGCCCGTTTTCAAAGAAGACCCCAACTGGCGCACACTCACTGGGCGTCTGCCCAAAGTAGGACTGCTGACCGTGACGGAGGCCGAGCTAAAGCAGATTATGGCTCTCAAATAG
- a CDS encoding ATP-binding cassette domain-containing protein, protein MSIAPPVIRVRDLSKHYPGHAAVQNISFDLAAGETLVLLGPSGCGKTTLLKMLNRLIEPTAGTVEINGVAVGRQQPEVLRRGIGYVIQQVGLLPHYTVAENVGVVPRLLGHTPTAIAERTDTLLTRLHLPPNRFAGQYPHQLSGGQQQRVGLARALAADPPIMLLDEPFGALDPVTRAGIRREFRELEELRSKTMVLVTHDVTEAFELADRIALLDGGKCSSWVRRMSYSFSPPTTSFVTSSPPSDWPYSYARCASATCCHFCPPARKHLHLAALV, encoded by the coding sequence TTGAGCATTGCCCCGCCCGTTATTCGCGTCCGTGACCTGAGTAAGCACTACCCCGGCCACGCCGCTGTGCAGAACATCTCCTTCGACTTAGCGGCGGGCGAAACACTGGTGTTGCTGGGCCCCAGCGGCTGCGGCAAAACGACGCTGCTCAAAATGCTTAACCGCCTCATCGAGCCCACGGCGGGCACGGTCGAAATCAACGGGGTAGCGGTGGGTCGGCAGCAGCCGGAGGTACTGCGCCGCGGTATTGGCTATGTTATTCAGCAAGTGGGCCTGCTGCCGCACTACACCGTAGCTGAAAATGTAGGCGTGGTGCCGCGCCTGCTGGGCCACACTCCTACTGCTATTGCGGAGCGAACCGACACGCTGCTCACGCGCCTGCATTTGCCCCCCAACCGCTTCGCCGGACAGTACCCACACCAGCTCAGCGGCGGCCAGCAGCAGCGCGTCGGGCTGGCCCGCGCCCTGGCCGCCGACCCGCCCATTATGCTTCTCGATGAGCCCTTCGGCGCCCTCGACCCGGTGACGCGGGCGGGCATCCGGCGCGAGTTCAGGGAGCTGGAAGAGCTCCGTAGCAAGACTATGGTGCTCGTCACCCACGACGTGACCGAGGCCTTCGAGCTAGCCGACCGCATTGCCCTACTTGACGGGGGCAAATGCAGCAGTTGGGTACGCCGCATGAGCTACTCTTTCAGCCCGCCAACAACTTCGTTCGTGACTTCTTCGCCGCCGAGCGACTGGCCCTACAGCTACGCACGTTGCGCCTCCGCGACCTGCTGCCATTTTTGCCCCCCAGCACGAAAGCATCTTCATTTAGCAGCATTAGTTTAG